One Novipirellula galeiformis DNA window includes the following coding sequences:
- the tuf gene encoding elongation factor Tu: MAKETFQRTKPHVNVGTIGHIDHGKTTTTGAILAVQAAKGLAKAKGYSEIAKGGTVRDSTKTVTIAVAHVEYESDNRHYAHIDCPGHADFVKNMITGAAQMDGAILVVSAADGPMPQTKEHVLLARQVGVPYIVVYLNKCDLVDDEELLELVELEARDLLSKYGYPGDDVPVVRGSSLPAYNNPADPEASKCITELMTALDEFIPEPVREDDKPFLMAIEDVFSIEGRGTVATGRIERGVVKVGEEVAIVGLADTPVKTTCTGVEMFRKEMGEGRAGDNVGCLLRGVKREDIQRGQCLAKPGSITPHTKFEAEVYCLSKEEGGRHTPFFSGYRPQFYFRTTDVTGTANLVDAEMCMPGDNVKVEVELHKPIAMDDGVRFAIREGGRTVGSGVVTKIVQ; the protein is encoded by the coding sequence ATGGCTAAGGAAACTTTTCAACGGACAAAGCCCCACGTCAATGTCGGCACAATCGGCCACATTGACCATGGTAAAACGACCACCACTGGCGCAATCTTGGCCGTCCAAGCTGCTAAGGGTCTGGCAAAGGCAAAGGGTTACTCGGAAATCGCCAAGGGCGGTACCGTACGTGACTCGACCAAAACCGTGACGATCGCGGTCGCTCACGTTGAATACGAGTCGGACAATCGTCACTACGCCCACATTGACTGCCCGGGCCACGCGGACTTTGTGAAGAACATGATCACCGGTGCCGCCCAGATGGACGGTGCGATCTTGGTCGTGTCGGCTGCTGACGGACCGATGCCACAAACCAAGGAACACGTTTTGTTGGCTCGCCAAGTTGGCGTTCCTTACATCGTGGTTTACTTGAACAAGTGCGACTTGGTCGACGACGAAGAGTTGCTTGAACTCGTCGAACTCGAAGCTCGTGACTTGCTCAGCAAGTACGGCTACCCAGGCGACGATGTCCCTGTGGTTCGCGGTTCGTCGCTTCCAGCGTACAACAACCCAGCCGATCCTGAAGCGAGCAAGTGCATCACCGAGTTGATGACCGCTTTGGACGAATTCATTCCAGAACCCGTTCGTGAAGACGACAAGCCATTCTTGATGGCGATCGAAGACGTCTTCTCGATCGAAGGTCGTGGAACGGTTGCTACCGGTCGTATCGAGCGTGGTGTGGTTAAGGTTGGCGAAGAAGTCGCCATCGTTGGCCTCGCTGACACTCCTGTAAAAACCACCTGCACCGGCGTCGAAATGTTCCGCAAGGAAATGGGCGAAGGCCGCGCGGGAGACAACGTCGGTTGCTTGCTTCGTGGTGTTAAGCGTGAAGACATCCAACGCGGCCAATGCTTGGCTAAGCCTGGATCGATCACTCCTCACACCAAGTTCGAAGCGGAAGTTTACTGCTTGAGCAAGGAAGAAGGCGGACGCCACACTCCTTTCTTCAGCGGTTACCGTCCTCAGTTCTACTTCCGTACCACGGACGTCACCGGAACTGCGAACCTCGTCGACGCTGAAATGTGCATGCCTGGCGACAACGTGAAAGTTGAAGTCGAATTGCACAAGCCAATCGCAATGGACGACGGTGTTCGTTTCGCAATTCGCGAAGGCGGCCGTACCGTTGGTTCGGGTGTTGTAACCAAGATCGTTCAATAA
- a CDS encoding DUF1549 domain-containing protein codes for MKSAFMTIVRYGWFGLLVLLAFGYLAAGFSDRKGLRKETSRTPAEQTASAKQTVGSSANANHTPPVALPGSATTLGPLTAIEASLAQGWEEAGVERTEIADWLTVCRRMSLALVGNGLALQEIRRLESLPEGKREQSHLESLLRDPRFHQYWAERWARFYVGADEGPFLVYRRRRFRMWLTDQLAANTRYDVLVRKLVAAEGLWTDQPQVNFLTVTFDSNDGQPDPVRLAARASRAFLGLRIDCLQCHDDFLGNVSLGSADSPRAGLQSDFHQLAAFFSSAKTNGLQGVQERKADYRYQYLGADAEVEVTPSVPYQPELLPPKGSSRNRLAVWMTHPENRQAARSAVSHIWALLFGRSATDAIDNLPLDEPAPAVIEALTDEFIASGFNVRDLIRMIVYSSAFRVSSRAEFEITAAHEDSGAVFPLTRLRPEQVAACIIQSGRIKKIDRDSSLLLQLDKFGSTNDFVRRYGDVGEDEFSSDSVTISQRLIMLNGSMLRKSIGDNPVLNSTNHINRFAKSDVQAVQTTYLTVLNRYPSATEEAHFVKRLSESENRRSGVEDLFWVLLNSTELAWNH; via the coding sequence ATGAAGTCAGCATTCATGACGATCGTTCGCTACGGTTGGTTCGGACTCTTGGTCCTGTTGGCGTTCGGTTATCTCGCTGCGGGTTTCTCCGATCGAAAGGGGCTGCGGAAGGAGACGAGTCGCACGCCAGCGGAGCAGACTGCGTCAGCGAAGCAGACCGTCGGCTCGAGCGCGAATGCCAACCACACGCCGCCCGTTGCTCTGCCTGGCTCCGCGACGACGCTTGGGCCGCTGACCGCAATCGAAGCGAGTCTTGCCCAGGGTTGGGAGGAGGCGGGGGTTGAGCGGACCGAGATCGCAGACTGGTTGACCGTTTGTCGCCGGATGTCGTTGGCGCTGGTCGGCAACGGGCTTGCGCTGCAAGAGATTCGGCGACTCGAATCGTTGCCCGAAGGAAAACGTGAGCAATCGCACTTGGAGTCACTGCTGCGTGATCCACGCTTTCATCAATATTGGGCTGAGCGCTGGGCGCGGTTTTATGTGGGGGCCGATGAGGGGCCGTTTCTTGTCTATCGTCGGCGACGATTCCGAATGTGGTTGACCGACCAATTGGCCGCCAACACTCGCTATGACGTGTTGGTGCGGAAATTGGTCGCCGCGGAAGGCCTTTGGACCGATCAACCGCAAGTCAATTTTTTGACGGTCACCTTTGACAGCAATGATGGGCAGCCCGATCCGGTCCGTTTGGCGGCGAGGGCGTCGCGCGCCTTCTTGGGGCTTCGGATCGATTGCTTGCAATGTCACGACGATTTCCTCGGCAATGTCAGCCTAGGGAGTGCCGATTCGCCACGCGCTGGATTGCAGAGTGATTTTCATCAACTCGCCGCGTTCTTTTCGAGTGCGAAAACGAATGGATTGCAGGGGGTCCAGGAACGCAAGGCCGATTATCGCTACCAATACCTTGGCGCCGATGCCGAAGTCGAGGTGACGCCAAGTGTTCCCTACCAACCCGAGTTGCTGCCCCCGAAAGGTTCGTCTCGGAATCGCTTGGCCGTTTGGATGACGCATCCCGAGAATCGGCAAGCGGCTCGCTCGGCGGTCAGCCACATTTGGGCGTTGTTGTTTGGCCGCAGCGCCACCGACGCGATCGATAATCTTCCGCTGGATGAACCGGCCCCCGCAGTGATCGAAGCGCTGACGGATGAGTTTATTGCCAGCGGGTTTAATGTTCGCGATTTGATCCGCATGATCGTTTACTCCTCCGCGTTTCGGGTTTCCAGTCGAGCGGAGTTTGAAATCACTGCTGCTCACGAAGATAGCGGGGCGGTGTTTCCGTTGACACGTTTGCGGCCCGAGCAAGTGGCCGCCTGTATCATTCAAAGCGGGCGGATCAAAAAGATCGATCGTGATTCATCGCTGTTGCTTCAATTGGACAAATTCGGCAGCACGAACGATTTCGTTCGTCGCTACGGTGACGTCGGCGAGGATGAATTCAGCAGCGATAGCGTGACGATTTCTCAGCGTTTGATCATGCTCAACGGGTCGATGTTGCGTAAATCGATTGGCGATAACCCGGTGCTCAACTCGACCAATCACATCAATCGGTTTGCCAAATCGGATGTTCAAGCGGTTCAGACGACGTACTTGACGGTGCTGAACCGTTACCCCAGTGCGACCGAAGAGGCTCATTTTGTGAAACGTTTGAGCGAAAGTGAAAACCGCCGCTCGGGGGTGGAGGATTTGTTTTGGGTGTTGCTCAACAGCACCGAATTGGCCTGGAATCATTAG
- a CDS encoding YoaK family protein, whose protein sequence is MITKLPRWVEIGGFWLSCIAGSINAIGLLGFKYQAVSHLTGTSTLLGVSLAAANLFDCAHLLGITLAFVFGAAVAGALVGNAALQLGRRYGIALVLESLLLLAAMFALLSTDSTSGHLLASAACGLQNGMVSTYSGAVVRTTHVSGLFTDLGTMLGTWFRGHPFNSRQAILYLLLIVGFVLGGIIGAFLFERYQFHAMLFPALGALALAAIYWVLGNP, encoded by the coding sequence GTGATAACCAAACTTCCTCGCTGGGTTGAAATAGGTGGGTTCTGGCTCTCTTGTATTGCGGGATCCATCAATGCAATCGGCTTACTGGGCTTCAAGTATCAAGCCGTATCCCATCTCACGGGAACGTCGACGTTGCTTGGGGTTTCACTCGCCGCAGCCAACCTTTTCGACTGCGCCCACCTACTCGGAATCACCCTTGCGTTTGTATTTGGGGCGGCGGTTGCCGGTGCGTTGGTAGGCAATGCCGCACTCCAGCTCGGTCGCCGTTACGGGATTGCACTGGTCCTAGAGTCGTTACTGTTGCTTGCAGCGATGTTTGCGCTTTTGAGCACCGATTCCACGTCCGGCCACCTCCTCGCGTCGGCAGCCTGCGGACTGCAAAACGGCATGGTCAGCACCTATAGTGGCGCCGTGGTCAGAACCACGCATGTTTCGGGACTGTTTACCGATCTAGGAACGATGCTTGGCACTTGGTTTCGCGGGCATCCATTTAATTCACGGCAAGCCATCTTGTACTTGCTACTGATTGTCGGATTCGTGTTGGGAGGCATTATCGGCGCGTTCCTTTTTGAGCGGTATCAATTTCACGCCATGCTATTCCCCGCGTTGGGCGCCTTAGCTTTGGCGGCGATCTACTGGGTGCTCGGCAACCCGTAG
- the nusG gene encoding transcription termination/antitermination protein NusG, with protein sequence MNPADTTEDPGDMPDDVQGGAPLDSDQPETNELESATTEPAADAGEAVAQDADSEDTSSPAPPPPKKQVAPKVDKADDGEAKMDWYILKVAFNREDSIADALRKRVKMEGMIEEFGEIVVPTEDVATFSRDGKRRVTKRKLLPGYIMVNMIINDDTWFLVRETGGISDFTGAAGKPMPMEPSDIERFINKPELDDEDETPIKTAIPYKVGDRVRVKEGNFENQEGDVDSVDEANGRITVIINIFGRSVPMELDHWQVEAL encoded by the coding sequence GTGAATCCAGCTGATACGACAGAAGACCCAGGCGACATGCCAGACGACGTGCAAGGCGGAGCCCCGCTTGATTCGGATCAGCCGGAGACCAACGAACTCGAGTCGGCAACCACAGAACCCGCCGCAGATGCTGGCGAAGCCGTTGCCCAAGACGCCGATAGCGAAGACACCTCGTCGCCCGCTCCGCCTCCGCCCAAAAAACAAGTCGCTCCCAAAGTCGACAAGGCGGACGATGGCGAAGCCAAGATGGATTGGTACATCTTGAAGGTCGCATTCAATCGCGAAGATTCGATCGCCGATGCCTTGCGCAAACGCGTCAAGATGGAAGGCATGATCGAAGAATTCGGCGAGATCGTGGTGCCTACCGAAGACGTTGCCACCTTCAGCCGCGATGGAAAACGTCGTGTCACCAAACGAAAGCTACTTCCCGGCTACATCATGGTGAATATGATCATCAATGATGACACTTGGTTCCTAGTCCGCGAAACGGGCGGAATCAGTGACTTCACCGGGGCTGCTGGGAAACCGATGCCGATGGAACCATCGGATATCGAGCGATTCATCAACAAACCTGAACTGGACGATGAAGACGAGACTCCAATCAAGACGGCGATTCCGTATAAGGTTGGCGATCGCGTGAGAGTCAAGGAAGGCAACTTCGAAAACCAAGAAGGCGATGTGGATAGCGTCGACGAAGCAAACGGACGCATCACTGTTATCATCAACATCTTTGGTCGTAGTGTTCCAATGGAACTTGATCATTGGCAAGTCGAAGCGTTATAG
- the rplK gene encoding 50S ribosomal protein L11, which yields MAKQVTGVAKFQVPGGQATPAPPVGTSLGKFGVNLGQFVQAFNDRTKEYAGTPIPVVVTVYNDRSFEFITKSPPAASLLKAAAGIAKGSGVPNRDKVGTVTAAQCEEIAQKKMADLNARSIEQAAQMIQGTARSMGINVEG from the coding sequence ATGGCTAAACAAGTAACCGGGGTCGCTAAATTTCAAGTTCCTGGCGGACAAGCTACCCCCGCCCCTCCCGTCGGTACCTCGCTCGGTAAATTCGGCGTTAACCTTGGCCAGTTCGTCCAAGCGTTCAACGACCGAACCAAAGAGTATGCGGGCACGCCAATCCCAGTGGTCGTGACCGTTTACAACGACCGTAGCTTTGAATTCATCACCAAAAGCCCACCAGCTGCATCGCTGCTCAAAGCGGCCGCTGGCATCGCTAAGGGAAGCGGAGTTCCTAACCGCGATAAGGTTGGCACCGTGACCGCCGCTCAGTGCGAAGAGATCGCCCAGAAGAAGATGGCTGACCTCAACGCTCGCAGCATCGAGCAAGCGGCTCAGATGATCCAAGGCACCGCCCGCAGCATGGGCATCAACGTCGAAGGCTAA
- the secE gene encoding preprotein translocase subunit SecE yields the protein MSRDIAGTNNAPLTSELFHAKVYKPNQGRIVRQLTALAIWIVVALGCWSLYATLRGFLFSGPYAYLVPGISGVTLAIGLWVGYRLVNWPQFADFLIAVEAEMNKVTWPSKEELIRASIVVIFTIFFLAVALFMFDVVWQFIFNFLGVTS from the coding sequence GTGTCTCGAGACATTGCAGGGACGAACAACGCCCCGCTAACGAGCGAGCTATTCCACGCCAAGGTTTACAAGCCAAACCAGGGGCGGATCGTTCGTCAATTGACCGCATTGGCGATCTGGATCGTCGTTGCCCTTGGATGCTGGAGCTTGTACGCGACCCTGCGAGGCTTTTTGTTCTCCGGGCCTTACGCGTACCTCGTCCCCGGCATCTCCGGTGTGACCCTAGCGATCGGATTGTGGGTCGGCTACCGCTTGGTGAACTGGCCCCAGTTCGCTGACTTTTTGATCGCGGTGGAAGCCGAGATGAACAAGGTCACTTGGCCCAGCAAAGAGGAGCTGATCCGAGCGTCCATCGTGGTCATCTTTACGATTTTCTTCCTCGCGGTTGCCTTGTTTATGTTCGACGTCGTCTGGCAGTTTATCTTTAACTTCCTGGGCGTTACTAGCTAA
- a CDS encoding class I SAM-dependent methyltransferase, with the protein MDTSPPQPRQDSRREASDPFFEPYDREQIAYGDEPSAALSAYLEQVPRGGKALDLGAGAGRDTIALAKAGYDVLAVDLSHRGLERIRQRAETEQTRGHVETLAIDVREVPMPENSYDAIVATTVLDHIPLDDAIVLWERMANALTETGILYAQVHTTEDPGSDQSPGKESDAPVSETADAVINYFPPNELARWAVAANRRLRILRYEECLEWDYTHGPEHLHGKAILLATRAGAHPPWYGQPALFPRR; encoded by the coding sequence ATGGACACCTCCCCTCCGCAGCCTCGCCAAGACAGCCGCCGCGAAGCGAGCGATCCATTTTTTGAACCTTACGACCGCGAACAGATCGCCTATGGGGACGAGCCATCGGCGGCCCTCTCGGCGTATCTCGAGCAGGTTCCACGTGGCGGAAAGGCGCTCGACCTCGGCGCCGGAGCGGGTCGCGACACCATCGCCTTGGCAAAGGCCGGTTACGACGTTTTGGCGGTGGACCTCAGCCATCGCGGTTTGGAGCGTATTCGCCAACGAGCCGAAACCGAACAGACTCGCGGTCACGTCGAAACCCTCGCGATCGATGTGCGCGAGGTGCCGATGCCCGAAAATTCCTACGATGCAATCGTCGCCACGACGGTCTTGGATCACATCCCGCTCGACGACGCGATCGTGTTGTGGGAACGAATGGCCAACGCGTTGACCGAGACTGGGATTCTCTACGCTCAGGTACACACGACTGAGGATCCCGGCAGCGATCAATCGCCGGGAAAGGAAAGCGACGCCCCGGTCAGCGAGACCGCTGACGCCGTGATCAACTATTTCCCCCCCAACGAATTGGCTCGCTGGGCCGTCGCAGCGAACCGCCGGCTGCGAATCCTGCGCTACGAAGAATGTTTAGAGTGGGATTACACCCATGGCCCGGAACACCTGCACGGCAAAGCCATCCTGCTAGCAACGCGTGCAGGCGCTCATCCCCCTTGGTACGGCCAACCGGCATTATTCCCGCGGCGATAG